GCGTCCACGATCACCGCCGGCCGGAAGGGGTTGTCGGCCGCCACCCGGCAAACGACACCTTCCTTGCCGTTGCTCAGTCGAACCTGCATGCCCCGCGGATAGGGCGAGACGCGCCGCTTGAACGCGGCCACCACCTGGGGATCGAACGCCGCGCTGGTCGTCACGAGCCGGTAGGCGACCGCCGGCTCCATGCGCTGCCGGTAAGGCACGTCGGACAGCATCGCGTCGTACGCGTCGGCGAGGCCCACGATGCGGGCGAACTCGCCGATGGACCGCCCGGCCAGGCCCTTGGGATAGCCGCTGCCGTCGTAGCGTTCGTGGTGGTGCTGCGCGACATGGACCACGTCGCCCGCGGCCCAGCGGAACATCTCGACGATCGCCCGCGAGTGCTCCACGTGGCCCCGCGCCAGCTTGAGTTCCTCGCCCTCCAGGCGCGACGGCTTGTTGATCACCTGGAACGGCACGCGGGCCTTGCCTATGTCGGCCAACAGGCCGGCCATGCCGATCTCCACCAGGCGCTCGCGGCCGATGCGGGCGGCCTGTGCCGTCAGGATGCTGAGGATGGCCGTGTTGACGGGGTGCGAATGACGGTAGGCGTCGTAAACCCGGTAATCGACATACTGCTCGAGGTTGCGGGCGCAGAGCATGTCCACCAGGCGCCCCACATACGCCAGGGCCCGCGACCAGACATGCTCGCGCTGCTCGGGCAGCACGTGCGGCCGGATGCAGTCGTGCAGGTCGTCGATGACGCGCTTGCCCTCCAGGTAGAGGGCGTACTCGAAGGGTAGGCCGCGAGAGAGCTCCAGCGCCTCGAGGCGCCGGTCGGCGGGCGGCTTCGTGCACGAAAGCGCGACCTCCTCGAGGCCCATGTTCTGGATCTTCCGGATGTACGATTCGGACAGCACGGTCCCGGCAGGCAGTAAGATCTGCTGGGTCGCCGGATGCTTCAAGTCCTGGATGAGGAGATCTTCCGGCGAGAGATGGGTCTTCTCCGCGGGTTCGTCCGATGCCATGTGAGCTTCCACTACGCCGCAAAATATACCCCCATTCGCCGGGTGCCGCGATCCCTTCCGCGCTGGCCGCGGCTTGCTGGCTGCTGGTCGGTGCCGCCGGCGCCGGCCCGGCCTACCAGGACGACGGCGACCGCGACTCGCTCCTGGCCGCCCTAGGCCGGCAAGATCGCTACCTCGAGACCGTGCGCAAGGTCGAGGTTCCCTTCGGCACCGGCTCCATCCCGGTCGAACGCCTGCGCCGCACGAGCCGGGCGTTCGCTTCCCTGGTGCGGGATGATTGGGGCACGCCGGCCTTCGCCGCGCGCCTGCACGCGGAGTTCGAGACCGTGTCGGCCGGCCCGACCCACTTCACCGGCTACTACCTGCCGCGCCTGGCGGCGAGCCGCGCGCCCGACGCGACCTACCGCTTCCCGCTGTACCGCAAGCCTCCGGGCTCGCCGCTACCCACCCACGCCCAGATCGAAGACGAAGCCGCCCTGGCGGGCAAGGGCCTGGAGGTCGCCTGGGTGGCCGACGAGTTCGATCGCTACATCCTCATGGTCCAGGGCTCGGGAGTGCTGCGCTTCCCGGACGGCAGCGAATCGCCCGTCAACTACGACGGCAAGAACAACCACCCCTACGTCAGCCTGGGCAAGGCGCTGATCGCGGACGGCAAGCTATCGACGGCGAGCGTCTCGATCCCGGCCATCCGCAAGTATTTCCGGGAGCATCCAGAGGAGCAGCACGGCTACCTGCTTCGCAACCCCAGCTACGTCTTCTTCCGACTGCAGCCGGACGGGCCGTACGGCGTGGACGGGATTCAGCTGACCGCGGCGCGGTCCATCGCGACCGACAAGCGCTTCTGGCCGTCGGGAGGGGTGGCGTGGGTGAGCTATCCCAAGGTGGCCGCCTGGAAGGACGGGATACCGGCCGGCTGGGAGACCGGCGGCCGCTTCGTTTGCGACCAGGACACCGGCGGCGCCATTCGCGGGCTCGGGAGGGTGGACATGTTCTGGGGCGCCGGGGAAGAGGCCGCCGCGATTGCCGGGACTCTCAACGCGACGGGCTCCTTGACGTATTTCCTGGTACGCTGAAGGGAGCGACGGTTGCAGCAAGGGAGGAGGGACGCGATGCGTATCATCGAAGCGCTCATCGGTGAGCACGGCGCGCTGGGCGCGATGCTAGACCACCTCGAACAAGCCGTTCCCCTCGTGGGCGGGCACTGGGAGTTGCGGGCCCAGATAGGGGTCCTGCGGTCGGTCATGGGCTCGCAGATGACCATCGAGGAAGAAATGCTCTTCTCGGCCCTCGAGCACGCCATCGGCCGCGACGGCCCCCTGGCCGCCCTGCGGATGGAGCACGACAAGATCGAGGGAGCCCTGTCCTGGGTGCCGCAGATCGAGAATCTCGACGAGGCGAAGCAGTTGCTGGTGGAGACGGTGCGCCTGGCGCGCCAGAACTTCCAGAACGAAGAGCATGTGCTCTTCCGCCTGGCCGAGGAGCACCTGCACCCCGATCTGCTCGAGGAGCTAGGTCGGCAGTGGGCCGAACGGCGCGGTGTCGCCGTCTTCGCCCAAGCCTGATCCCGGCAAACTTAACGGCTAATTAACCGGCCCATCAGAAAGGTGGGCCGGCCCTTCTCCGACAACGCCATTGGTATGCGCGAGAGTCCGAGGGGGAGCCTGTGAGCCAGATCCGGAATCGGGATCATGTGGCTCTGGCCATCCGCGCCCAGGCCCACCGCCTGGGCGGCTTGCCGGACTCCCATCGCGGCGCGCCGGGAGAGCAACTGGTCAGCCCGGACGCCCTCGCCCTGTCGCGGAACGCGGCGCTCCAGGCCCGCCAGGTTCGGGACGGCGCGGCGGATCCGCAGGCTCCCGCCCCCACCGGCGTTCGCGGGTTCTTCTCCCGCCTGTGGGAAGGCATCAAGCGCTTCTTCGGTGTCACCCCGCCCCCGCCGCCCAGGCCGCAGGCTCCTCGCGACGCCGCGGCCGAGGCCGCGTTCGCCAAGCTCGTGGGCGTCGATGCCACCTACGCGCAACTGCTCGTCGCCGCCGGCTTCAAGTCGCTCCAGCAAATCGCCAACACGGCCCCCGAGACCGTGCACGCCGCCCTGCGGGCCGCCAACGAGAAGTATGGCGTCGCCGGCCGGCTACCGTCGCTGGACACCGTCCGCGCCATCTGCGGCGACGCCCGGCGCCTCACGACTCCCGAGCAGCCGCCCGCGCCGCCGGCGGAACCGGCCGAACCCGCCATCCAGGCCTGGTTCAGCGATACCTATCAAACCGAGACCGCGGCCAACGAAGCGACGGCCCGCCAGCACGCCGACAACCCCGAGAAGCGTATGGCCAAGCTCATCGACTCGGCGAAGCCCGGGGGCACGATCGACGCGGCGCTCTTCGAGATCGACAACGTCGCGGTGGTCGACGCGCTCATCCGCGCCAAGACCGAGCGCAACGTGACCGTCCGCCTGGTCATCGACACCGATTACTACTACGACCGCAAGGACCGCACGAAGGTCGCCCACGAAGTGCAGCGCCTGCTGGACGCCGGCATCCCGATCATCCAGGACCAGCGCGGCGCCCTGATGCACAACAAGTTCATGGTCGTGGACAAGGAGACCGTCTGGACCGGCTCGTTCAACGTCAGCGACAGCGCCGCATTCCAGCAGAACAACAACGCCATCCAGTTGCGCAGCGCGCAACTCGCCGAGAATTACACGGTCGAGTTCGAGGAGATGTTCCGCGACAAGCGCTTCGGCCCGACCAGCCCGCGCAACACCCCGCACCCGGTCGTGAAGATCGGCGACGTGGAGATCGAGACCCTCTTCGCGGCCGAGGACGAGGTCAACGCGAAGCTGGCCGACCTGGTGCGCGGCGCGCAGAAGCAGATCCGCTTCC
This DNA window, taken from Candidatus Tanganyikabacteria bacterium, encodes the following:
- a CDS encoding PilZ domain-containing protein — protein: MASDEPAEKTHLSPEDLLIQDLKHPATQQILLPAGTVLSESYIRKIQNMGLEEVALSCTKPPADRRLEALELSRGLPFEYALYLEGKRVIDDLHDCIRPHVLPEQREHVWSRALAYVGRLVDMLCARNLEQYVDYRVYDAYRHSHPVNTAILSILTAQAARIGRERLVEIGMAGLLADIGKARVPFQVINKPSRLEGEELKLARGHVEHSRAIVEMFRWAAGDVVHVAQHHHERYDGSGYPKGLAGRSIGEFARIVGLADAYDAMLSDVPYRQRMEPAVAYRLVTTSAAFDPQVVAAFKRRVSPYPRGMQVRLSNGKEGVVCRVAADNPFRPAVIVDADEVDLAQDQTLRITGQFVPRRYHRTSVMLPVRILGGGVMERQGLAINISLAGLCVESEQVPPQGEPLAVILPVLGSSQQVNLTGYLTWVRHGEGSERTAYGLSIVPTTPEDKTLLVDLILGLP
- a CDS encoding MltA domain-containing protein, encoding MPCELPLRRKIYPHSPGAAIPSALAAACWLLVGAAGAGPAYQDDGDRDSLLAALGRQDRYLETVRKVEVPFGTGSIPVERLRRTSRAFASLVRDDWGTPAFAARLHAEFETVSAGPTHFTGYYLPRLAASRAPDATYRFPLYRKPPGSPLPTHAQIEDEAALAGKGLEVAWVADEFDRYILMVQGSGVLRFPDGSESPVNYDGKNNHPYVSLGKALIADGKLSTASVSIPAIRKYFREHPEEQHGYLLRNPSYVFFRLQPDGPYGVDGIQLTAARSIATDKRFWPSGGVAWVSYPKVAAWKDGIPAGWETGGRFVCDQDTGGAIRGLGRVDMFWGAGEEAAAIAGTLNATGSLTYFLVR
- a CDS encoding hemerythrin domain-containing protein is translated as MRIIEALIGEHGALGAMLDHLEQAVPLVGGHWELRAQIGVLRSVMGSQMTIEEEMLFSALEHAIGRDGPLAALRMEHDKIEGALSWVPQIENLDEAKQLLVETVRLARQNFQNEEHVLFRLAEEHLHPDLLEELGRQWAERRGVAVFAQA
- a CDS encoding DUF4332 domain-containing protein codes for the protein MALAIRAQAHRLGGLPDSHRGAPGEQLVSPDALALSRNAALQARQVRDGAADPQAPAPTGVRGFFSRLWEGIKRFFGVTPPPPPRPQAPRDAAAEAAFAKLVGVDATYAQLLVAAGFKSLQQIANTAPETVHAALRAANEKYGVAGRLPSLDTVRAICGDARRLTTPEQPPAPPAEPAEPAIQAWFSDTYQTETAANEATARQHADNPEKRMAKLIDSAKPGGTIDAALFEIDNVAVVDALIRAKTERNVTVRLVIDTDYYYDRKDRTKVAHEVQRLLDAGIPIIQDQRGALMHNKFMVVDKETVWTGSFNVSDSAAFQQNNNAIQLRSAQLAENYTVEFEEMFRDKRFGPTSPRNTPHPVVKIGDVEIETLFAAEDEVNAKLADLVRGAQKQIRFLAFSFTDDQLGDAMLEMAGKGRTIEGVFEKTGGTSKYAEYGKLKGAGLDVHLDGNPKFMHEKVLIIDDSTLVTGSFNFSAGADGDNDENLLIIRNAPELVKRYIAEYERVKATAVKAAAQKASARPVEQVPTRDGAAPRLAA